In the genome of Massilibacillus massiliensis, one region contains:
- a CDS encoding MarR family winged helix-turn-helix transcriptional regulator: MMIILGGVIIFVDSDQLLHTLHQSVRRISSGLNDILEPYGIYSSEWSIIHALYHKKDLSQKDLACYLCIEPAAISKTVAKLEGKGYISRKTGSDKREKIVCLTPSAFTAYPTWQKIVSQHRASLLKNIPEAEQQLLLTLLTKIYQNADHTSIFKGDTTSYANNLKRTTLDEKL; the protein is encoded by the coding sequence ATGATGATCATTTTAGGAGGCGTTATTATTTTTGTAGATTCTGATCAATTACTACATACATTGCATCAATCCGTGCGCAGAATTTCCAGTGGTTTAAATGACATTTTAGAACCTTATGGAATTTACAGTTCGGAGTGGTCAATTATTCATGCCTTATATCATAAGAAAGATCTATCTCAAAAAGATCTCGCATGTTATCTATGTATTGAACCCGCTGCGATTTCAAAAACGGTAGCAAAATTAGAGGGAAAAGGTTACATCTCGCGCAAAACCGGCAGCGATAAACGGGAAAAAATCGTCTGTCTAACACCTTCGGCATTTACTGCATATCCAACCTGGCAAAAAATCGTCAGCCAGCATCGCGCATCCCTCTTAAAAAACATCCCAGAAGCAGAACAGCAATTACTGCTTACGCTTTTAACAAAAATTTATCAAAATGCTGATCATACATCAATATTCAAAGGAGATACTACAAGCTATGCAAACAATCTTAAAAGAACCACTTTGGACGAAAAATTATAA
- a CDS encoding M20/M25/M40 family metallo-hydrolase, which produces MINKNRLLHEFLGLVETTSSTLDERKIADLLTSKLTALGLTVTEDKTGEKLGGNTGNIIAELKGTQTNAPKLFFSAHMDCVEPCKNVKPQVKNGIITSDGTTILGSDDKAGIAPILEVLSVLKEKNIKHGDIQIILTVAEESGLNGSKNLDPKSIKADFGYCLDSSGRPGKIVIQAPGENDIHVKIHGKSAHAGIAPEEGINAIVVAAKAIANINQGRLDHETTANIGIIHGGNATNIVPDLVEITCEARSCNEKKLAKQTDSMIKCFETVARENGATAEFKITHCYQPYTLNEAMPVIQTAIWAIKQTGLEPNITPTGGGSDGNYFNAYGIPCAVLGVGMTKVHTTEEYILEEDLYKTAQIVLEIVQKTAE; this is translated from the coding sequence ATGATTAATAAAAACCGGCTGCTCCATGAATTTCTAGGCCTCGTCGAAACCACTTCATCAACCTTGGATGAACGTAAAATTGCAGATCTGCTGACAAGCAAACTAACTGCTTTAGGACTTACTGTAACCGAAGACAAAACAGGTGAAAAACTTGGCGGCAATACGGGCAATATCATTGCCGAATTAAAAGGAACGCAAACGAACGCACCAAAACTATTTTTTAGTGCACATATGGATTGTGTAGAACCCTGTAAGAATGTAAAGCCACAAGTAAAAAATGGCATCATTACTTCTGATGGAACTACCATTTTAGGTTCTGATGACAAAGCTGGCATTGCTCCTATCTTAGAAGTTTTATCTGTATTAAAAGAAAAAAATATCAAACATGGTGACATTCAAATTATACTCACAGTTGCCGAAGAAAGCGGTTTAAATGGCTCAAAAAATCTTGATCCAAAATCCATTAAAGCTGATTTTGGCTACTGTTTGGATTCCAGCGGTCGTCCTGGTAAAATTGTAATTCAAGCCCCTGGAGAAAATGATATCCATGTAAAAATTCACGGAAAGTCCGCCCATGCCGGTATTGCTCCGGAAGAGGGCATCAATGCAATCGTTGTTGCTGCTAAAGCAATTGCGAATATAAATCAAGGTCGCTTAGATCATGAAACCACCGCAAATATAGGCATCATCCATGGCGGTAATGCCACCAATATCGTCCCTGATCTAGTTGAAATAACCTGTGAAGCCCGCAGCTGCAATGAAAAAAAATTAGCTAAGCAAACGGATTCTATGATAAAGTGCTTTGAGACAGTCGCTCGCGAAAACGGCGCAACAGCAGAATTTAAAATTACACATTGCTATCAGCCTTATACATTAAATGAAGCAATGCCTGTTATTCAAACTGCGATTTGGGCAATCAAGCAGACGGGACTAGAACCCAATATAACCCCCACCGGCGGCGGCAGTGACGGGAACTACTTCAACGCCTACGGCATTCCTTGTGCAGTATTAGGCGTAGGAATGACAAAAGTGCATACGACCGAGGAATATATTCTCGAAGAAGATCTTTATAAAACTGCCCAAATTGTTCTTGAGATTGTGCAAAAAACGGCAGAATAA